In a single window of the Vibrio celticus genome:
- the trxC gene encoding thioredoxin TrxC, whose translation MSTFNTRCPSCNGVNRVPSERISESPTCGKCKTALLDGAPIEGTSLNFQSILNSSQPVVVDFWATWCNPCVGFAPVFSDVAKERSGDVRFVKIDTEAQQQLAAMYQIRSIPTVMVFKDGKRVDTINGALPKGQFDQWLNQALTK comes from the coding sequence ATGTCTACATTCAACACACGTTGCCCTTCTTGTAATGGCGTAAACCGAGTTCCTTCAGAAAGAATTTCAGAAAGCCCAACTTGTGGTAAGTGCAAAACAGCGCTGCTCGATGGCGCTCCTATCGAGGGAACGTCACTTAATTTCCAATCTATCTTGAACAGTTCACAACCTGTAGTTGTCGATTTCTGGGCAACATGGTGTAACCCATGTGTGGGCTTCGCGCCTGTGTTCAGCGACGTTGCAAAAGAGCGTTCTGGAGATGTTCGATTCGTTAAGATTGATACTGAAGCTCAACAGCAGCTCGCGGCAATGTATCAAATCAGAAGCATCCCTACTGTTATGGTATTTAAGGACGGAAAACGTGTCGACACGATCAACGGTGCGTTACCAAAAGGTCAATTTGATCAATGGCTTAATCAAGCTCTAACTAAGTAA
- a CDS encoding GNAT family N-acetyltransferase: MTKADLDGAALVHQATFVRQQNSKTWLQCNLNASPRFLNFVAESDGEIVGYIIWVQKSGFRPEAVLELEQLAVLPSAQGQGLGKTLILDSLPQVKQHLADQGSTLKHVLVTTRADNFAQKLYQSTLGAEVETTISNLYSADEVLMIARNVGERI; the protein is encoded by the coding sequence ATGACGAAAGCCGACCTCGATGGGGCGGCTTTAGTTCACCAAGCTACTTTTGTTCGACAGCAAAACTCAAAAACTTGGTTACAATGTAACTTAAACGCTTCACCACGCTTTCTTAACTTTGTTGCTGAAAGCGATGGCGAAATTGTCGGCTACATTATTTGGGTTCAAAAGAGTGGGTTTAGACCTGAGGCTGTTTTGGAGCTAGAGCAACTTGCCGTGTTACCAAGCGCGCAGGGGCAAGGATTGGGTAAAACGCTGATTCTAGATTCCCTGCCGCAGGTAAAACAGCATTTGGCGGATCAAGGCTCGACGCTCAAACACGTGCTAGTGACCACCAGAGCAGACAACTTTGCACAAAAGCTTTATCAATCTACGTTGGGTGCAGAAGTCGAAACCACGATTTCAAACCTGTACTCAGCTGATGAAGTGCTTATGATAGCTCGCAATGTAGGTGAGCGAATCTGA
- a CDS encoding ketoacyl-ACP synthase III: protein MTKFYAEITGWGKCLPPAVLSNDDLSTFIDTSDEWIRTRTGIENRRISHVNTSELATVAAKHAMACAGLTAEDIDLVIIATCSPDSLIPNTASKVQQNLGIKSAAAFDLNAACTGFIYGVETATRLIQAGNYRNAIVVGAERLSFFIDWTKRDTAVLFGDGAGAVVLSRTEEQVGLQEAQIGCDAEGRDILAVPKFGTSMDRFAADNGYWDFDFVGKEIFKRAVKGMGAAAHTVLSRTGISTDNIDVVIPHQANIRIIQTLCDMAGIDREKAFVNIQNYGNTSAATVPIALCESLEQGFVKPNDNILVAAFGAGLTWGAGHIKWGSRVEPLGQSDAKLPEADKSALELLERAILHCKTHPNSASE, encoded by the coding sequence ATGACAAAATTTTACGCCGAAATTACTGGCTGGGGAAAGTGTCTGCCACCAGCCGTGCTGTCCAATGATGATCTAAGCACTTTCATTGATACGTCTGACGAGTGGATTCGAACTCGAACTGGTATCGAAAACCGTCGTATCAGTCATGTAAATACCTCTGAACTTGCGACTGTTGCAGCGAAGCATGCAATGGCGTGTGCTGGCCTAACTGCTGAAGATATCGATCTTGTTATCATCGCGACGTGCAGCCCAGACTCACTGATCCCAAACACTGCGTCTAAGGTTCAACAGAACCTAGGCATTAAGAGTGCAGCGGCTTTCGACCTTAATGCAGCGTGTACTGGCTTCATTTACGGTGTTGAAACGGCGACTCGACTGATTCAAGCGGGTAACTACCGCAACGCTATCGTTGTGGGCGCAGAACGTCTGTCATTCTTCATTGATTGGACCAAGCGTGATACCGCGGTTCTTTTCGGTGATGGCGCTGGCGCTGTGGTTCTATCTCGCACCGAAGAACAAGTTGGCTTACAAGAAGCTCAGATCGGTTGTGACGCCGAAGGCCGCGATATTCTAGCGGTACCAAAATTCGGTACATCTATGGATCGCTTTGCTGCTGACAACGGTTATTGGGACTTTGACTTCGTTGGTAAAGAGATCTTCAAACGTGCAGTGAAAGGCATGGGTGCAGCGGCACACACAGTATTGAGCCGCACTGGTATCTCAACCGACAACATTGACGTTGTGATTCCGCACCAAGCGAACATCCGAATCATTCAAACTCTGTGTGATATGGCGGGTATCGATCGCGAGAAAGCGTTTGTTAACATCCAAAATTACGGCAACACATCCGCTGCGACTGTACCAATCGCATTGTGTGAATCGCTAGAGCAAGGTTTCGTTAAGCCTAACGACAATATTCTTGTTGCAGCGTTTGGTGCGGGTTTGACGTGGGGTGCTGGCCATATTAAATGGGGTAGCCGTGTTGAGCCGCTAGGTCAATCAGATGCTAAGCTTCCAGAAGCCGACAAATCTGCTTTAGAGCTTCTAGAAAGAGCCATTTTACACTGTAAAACACACCCGAATTCAGCGAGCGAATAA
- a CDS encoding glycosyltransferase, which yields MKKVLAIGYVWPEPNSSAAGSHMMSLLRLFKRQGWSVEFATPAQETEHMIDLFEEGITSQSIQLNCDSFDDYIEELQPDVVMFDRFMMEEQFGWRVEKVCPNAFKLLDTEDLQFLRNARHEAVKKETELTKAHLYSDLAKREIAAILRCDLSLIISSYEMELLQAEFNIDPKLLHHLPFMVDLNTLPVSTKSFEERQHFMTIGNFRHAPNWDAVLQLQKIWPKIRKQLPDTELHIYGSYPPPKATALHNPKTGFHIKGWAKDAQEVMEQARVCVAPLRFGAGIKGKLLDAMKLQTPNVTSEIGSEGMLPQGDLQWPGAVADDIDEFVEQAVALYKDEEKWLKAQSQCHSILEAHYEQNQLGDKLIERLIALESELESHRLDNFFGSMLKHHSMASTKYMSQWIAEKNKIK from the coding sequence TTGAAGAAAGTTTTAGCAATTGGCTACGTTTGGCCAGAACCGAATTCATCGGCGGCGGGCAGCCATATGATGTCTCTTTTACGCCTGTTCAAGAGACAAGGTTGGTCCGTTGAATTTGCAACGCCAGCTCAAGAAACCGAGCACATGATCGATCTCTTTGAAGAGGGCATTACAAGCCAATCTATACAGTTAAATTGCGATAGCTTTGACGATTATATTGAAGAGCTGCAGCCCGATGTCGTGATGTTTGACCGTTTTATGATGGAAGAACAGTTTGGTTGGCGTGTTGAGAAGGTATGTCCGAATGCGTTTAAGCTGTTGGATACCGAAGACTTGCAGTTCCTGCGTAATGCGCGCCATGAAGCCGTTAAGAAAGAGACGGAACTGACCAAAGCACACTTGTACAGTGATTTAGCTAAACGTGAAATTGCCGCGATTTTGCGCTGTGATCTTTCGTTGATCATTTCAAGTTACGAGATGGAACTACTTCAAGCCGAGTTCAATATCGATCCCAAACTGCTTCATCATCTGCCGTTCATGGTTGATCTTAATACGCTTCCTGTAAGCACGAAAAGCTTTGAAGAACGTCAGCATTTCATGACAATAGGTAACTTTAGACACGCACCGAATTGGGATGCTGTGCTTCAGTTACAGAAGATTTGGCCGAAGATTCGCAAGCAGTTGCCTGACACTGAACTTCATATTTATGGATCGTATCCGCCGCCAAAAGCGACCGCATTACACAACCCTAAAACCGGTTTCCATATCAAAGGTTGGGCGAAAGATGCTCAAGAAGTGATGGAGCAGGCACGTGTGTGTGTAGCGCCACTGCGTTTTGGTGCGGGCATTAAAGGTAAGTTGCTTGATGCAATGAAGCTTCAGACTCCAAACGTGACCAGTGAAATTGGTAGTGAAGGCATGTTGCCGCAAGGTGATTTGCAATGGCCGGGCGCGGTTGCAGACGATATCGACGAGTTTGTTGAACAAGCTGTTGCTCTTTATAAAGATGAAGAGAAGTGGCTCAAGGCTCAAAGCCAGTGTCATTCAATTCTTGAAGCGCACTACGAACAGAATCAACTGGGCGACAAATTGATCGAGCGATTGATTGCGCTAGAGTCTGAGCTTGAATCACATCGACTGGATAACTTCTTCGGTTCGATGCTTAAGCACCACAGCATGGCGAGCACTAAGTACATGTCGCAGTGGATTGCTGAGAAGAACAAGATCAAATAG